One genomic region from Dehalobacter restrictus DSM 9455 encodes:
- a CDS encoding polyprenyl synthetase family protein — translation MFKERYHDYLEMVEQYLNHLPLDRNILARSMNYSLVGGGKRIRPVLALACAELVGGRPEELVSEAAAIELIHTYSLIHDDLPAMDDDDYRRGKLSNHKVFGEAGAILAGDALLTLAFELLAGPSAIEAQNKLRVIRETAQAAGWQGMVGGQSLDTLGNLENSTLADIEQVHHLKTGALLKASARLGAILGGGSEPEIEILTSYALYLGLAFQIKDDILDVVGESAVIGKSAGKDQRSGKPTYPSLLGLEGAREQLEKTIFLAKESLSCFGPKAAFLLSLADYTAERTN, via the coding sequence ATGTTTAAAGAACGCTATCATGACTATTTGGAGATGGTTGAACAATATCTCAATCATTTGCCGCTGGATCGGAATATCCTGGCCAGGAGTATGAACTATTCCCTGGTCGGCGGAGGTAAAAGGATTCGGCCCGTATTGGCTCTGGCCTGTGCGGAGCTTGTCGGCGGCCGTCCGGAAGAGCTTGTGTCAGAAGCAGCTGCGATCGAGCTTATCCACACCTATTCCCTGATTCATGACGATCTTCCGGCCATGGATGATGATGATTATCGCCGAGGTAAACTGTCTAACCATAAAGTGTTCGGAGAAGCGGGAGCCATTTTGGCGGGTGATGCCTTGCTTACGCTTGCTTTTGAGCTGCTGGCCGGACCTTCGGCAATAGAGGCTCAGAATAAATTAAGGGTCATCAGAGAGACCGCTCAAGCCGCGGGCTGGCAGGGCATGGTCGGCGGGCAGAGCCTGGATACGCTTGGAAACCTAGAAAACAGTACGCTGGCTGATATCGAGCAGGTCCATCATTTAAAGACCGGCGCTCTTCTGAAGGCTTCAGCTCGTCTTGGCGCAATTCTAGGCGGAGGATCGGAACCGGAGATTGAAATCCTGACAAGCTATGCTTTATACTTGGGATTAGCCTTTCAAATCAAAGATGATATTCTTGATGTTGTAGGAGAAAGTGCGGTTATCGGTAAATCCGCCGGTAAGGACCAGAGATCCGGCAAACCAACCTATCCGTCGCTGCTGGGGCTTGAGGGGGCCAGGGAACAACTGGAAAAAACGATCTTTCTGGCGAAAGAATCCCTATCTTGTTTTGGCCCGAAAGCAGCGTTTTTATTATCGCTGGCTGACTACACCGCTGAAAGAACAAACTAG
- the dxs gene encoding 1-deoxy-D-xylulose-5-phosphate synthase, with product MRLLDKIDSPTDLKSLNESDLTVLAEELRQEMIDIISVNGGHLASNLGVVELTLALHRVFDTPTDKIIWDVGHQAYVHKILTGRKDAFKTIRQFHGLAGFPKREESEYDCFDTGHASTSISAALGFAKARDIKKENYHVVAVIGDGAMSGGMAYEAMNHAGNSDSNLIIVLNDNEMFISQNVGAMSSYLNKIRTDPSYDRRKKDVQKFIRNIPCIGSSMAKAAGRAKDGIKYFLVPGLLFEELGLTYLGPINGHDIAALEKVLHQAKQKKGPVLVHIKTCKGNGYEPAKQSPDIFHGVGPFSKETGEMVKKNAPPTYTEVFGRTICELAEEDNRIVAVTAAMGSGTGLNNFGQNYPERFFDVGIAEPHAVTFAAALALEGLKPVVSMYSTFYQRAYDQVLHDVCLQNAKVVFAVDRAGVVGEDGKTHHGIFDISFFRTIPNLTLMAPKDENELKHMIHTALTLDNPVAVRYPRSAGVGVKIDKEFETLPKGKAELLREGQDITLIGFGPVVNFCMEAAKQLESEGIQAGVINLRFINPIDREMVTAEVQKTGRLVTVEDHILAGGMGSAVLEVLEEEGIQGTAVERIGYDDYVEHGAIPLLHQDCGLTIEHIVSVSRELMKNRC from the coding sequence TTGCGGCTTCTGGACAAAATTGATTCTCCGACCGACCTGAAAAGCTTAAACGAAAGTGACCTGACAGTTCTGGCCGAAGAACTCCGTCAGGAGATGATAGATATTATTTCTGTGAATGGCGGTCATCTGGCATCAAACCTCGGCGTTGTGGAACTGACCCTGGCGCTGCATAGAGTATTTGACACCCCAACCGACAAGATTATCTGGGATGTTGGTCATCAGGCCTATGTTCATAAGATTCTAACCGGAAGGAAGGACGCTTTTAAGACGATCCGGCAATTTCACGGTTTGGCAGGTTTTCCGAAGAGAGAGGAAAGCGAATACGACTGTTTTGATACCGGACATGCCAGCACTTCCATCTCAGCTGCACTGGGCTTCGCCAAAGCCAGGGACATTAAGAAGGAAAATTATCATGTTGTTGCTGTGATTGGTGATGGGGCAATGAGCGGCGGGATGGCCTATGAAGCGATGAATCATGCCGGTAACAGCGACAGCAATTTAATTATTGTTTTAAATGACAACGAAATGTTTATCTCCCAGAATGTCGGCGCAATGTCCTCGTATCTGAACAAGATCAGGACAGATCCATCTTACGACAGAAGGAAGAAAGATGTCCAAAAGTTCATAAGAAATATCCCGTGTATTGGTTCCTCCATGGCCAAAGCAGCCGGAAGGGCTAAAGACGGCATTAAATATTTCTTGGTACCCGGTCTGTTGTTCGAGGAGCTGGGTCTGACCTATCTCGGGCCAATTAATGGACATGATATTGCGGCACTGGAAAAGGTTCTCCATCAGGCCAAACAAAAAAAAGGTCCGGTTCTGGTTCACATTAAGACCTGTAAGGGCAATGGGTATGAGCCGGCCAAGCAAAGCCCGGATATCTTCCATGGGGTAGGGCCATTTTCCAAAGAAACGGGTGAAATGGTTAAAAAGAATGCGCCGCCGACTTATACGGAAGTCTTTGGACGGACCATTTGTGAATTGGCGGAAGAGGATAACAGGATCGTTGCAGTTACGGCAGCCATGGGATCGGGGACAGGTCTGAACAATTTCGGCCAAAATTACCCCGAAAGATTTTTTGATGTCGGAATTGCCGAACCGCACGCGGTAACTTTTGCTGCGGCACTCGCGCTGGAGGGACTGAAACCGGTTGTTTCCATGTATTCCACGTTCTATCAGAGAGCGTATGACCAGGTCCTGCATGATGTCTGCCTGCAAAACGCCAAGGTCGTGTTTGCGGTCGACAGGGCCGGCGTCGTCGGCGAGGACGGGAAGACGCATCATGGTATATTCGATATCTCTTTTTTCAGAACGATCCCGAACCTCACCTTGATGGCACCGAAAGATGAAAATGAACTTAAACATATGATTCATACAGCGCTCACCTTGGACAACCCGGTAGCTGTCCGGTACCCGAGGTCGGCCGGTGTCGGTGTGAAGATTGATAAGGAATTCGAAACATTGCCGAAAGGCAAAGCGGAACTGCTGCGAGAGGGCCAGGATATTACCCTGATCGGTTTTGGGCCGGTTGTCAATTTTTGTATGGAGGCTGCTAAGCAGCTGGAGTCTGAAGGTATTCAGGCCGGTGTGATTAATTTGCGTTTTATCAATCCGATCGATCGGGAAATGGTGACTGCTGAGGTCCAAAAAACAGGGAGGCTGGTTACGGTTGAGGACCATATCCTCGCCGGAGGGATGGGCAGCGCGGTACTGGAAGTTCTCGAAGAAGAAGGAATTCAAGGTACAGCAGTCGAACGGATAGGATATGATGATTATGTTGAACACGGGGCAATTCCGCTTCTCCATCAAGACTGCGGCCTTACAATTGAGCATATTGTCAGTGTTTCCAGAGAACTGATGAAGAATAGATGTTAA
- the recN gene encoding DNA repair protein RecN: MLVELRIKDFALMEDVHLVFDKGLSVFTGETGAGKSMLVDALGLLLGGRASNEFLRHGKDKACVEGIFSNLPLKLTEMLQDEGYPLEDDLLFLYREINDSGRNVCRVQGRTVPLSLYRTFCEGLVDIHDQMEHQSLLQAETQRELLDSFGGEEHLKLLKQVRDAAVNYRNTMSRERELLRSERDREKREEILRYQIEEIDRIAPVSGEEESLEQEKKFLLNAEKIVSLVNEAYDELYAGTKEASDSAFDMIGSATEKMGELSALDPEIEELHKNLEEIYFSLEDYVTKLRSYKDKLDFEPGRLDGIETRLIDLGKLRKYAYTIEAVLERRVEMEEELEEITHLQDEKENIRREKKEALTTYNNLAEELSLNRGIQAERIEKGLADELLDLGLNEARIEIIFSPVTEPSPEGAEQIEFYFSANVGEPPKPLAKVASGGEMARIMLAFKSLLSKVETVDTFVFDEVDSGVGGRTIMKVAEKLEKISENRQVLCITHSAPIAAFADSHFGIDKVVVEDRTQTKVNRLGESERVQEMARMLGGERVALSLAEELWQQAKNS, from the coding sequence ATGCTCGTAGAACTTCGCATCAAAGATTTTGCACTGATGGAAGATGTCCATTTGGTTTTTGATAAAGGCTTGTCTGTTTTTACTGGGGAGACAGGAGCCGGAAAATCCATGCTGGTCGATGCGCTGGGTTTGCTTCTGGGCGGAAGAGCCAGCAATGAATTTCTGCGGCATGGCAAGGACAAAGCGTGTGTGGAAGGGATTTTTTCCAATCTGCCGCTGAAATTGACTGAAATGTTGCAGGACGAAGGATATCCGCTCGAAGATGATCTGCTATTTCTGTATCGGGAAATCAATGATTCCGGCCGGAATGTCTGCCGTGTTCAGGGCAGAACCGTCCCGTTATCCCTGTACCGGACATTCTGTGAAGGACTCGTAGACATTCACGATCAGATGGAGCACCAGTCACTGCTGCAGGCCGAAACCCAAAGGGAGCTCTTAGACAGTTTCGGCGGCGAGGAGCATTTAAAACTGCTGAAACAAGTCAGGGACGCGGCTGTCAATTACCGGAACACCATGTCCAGAGAAAGAGAACTCCTGCGTTCGGAGCGGGACAGGGAGAAAAGGGAAGAAATACTGCGTTACCAGATTGAGGAGATTGACCGGATTGCACCGGTTTCCGGGGAAGAGGAATCTCTGGAACAGGAGAAAAAGTTTCTGCTGAATGCCGAGAAGATCGTCAGTCTTGTCAATGAAGCCTATGATGAACTATATGCCGGAACCAAAGAAGCCTCTGATTCTGCTTTTGATATGATTGGGTCAGCCACGGAAAAAATGGGGGAACTCTCGGCGCTTGATCCTGAGATTGAGGAGCTGCATAAGAACCTTGAAGAAATCTATTTTAGTCTCGAAGATTATGTGACCAAACTGCGGTCGTATAAAGACAAGCTGGATTTTGAACCGGGAAGGCTTGACGGAATTGAAACCCGCCTGATTGATCTCGGGAAGCTCAGAAAATACGCGTATACGATTGAAGCTGTTTTGGAAAGACGGGTTGAAATGGAAGAAGAACTTGAAGAAATTACCCATCTTCAGGATGAAAAGGAAAATATCCGGCGCGAAAAGAAAGAAGCGCTGACAACGTATAATAATCTGGCGGAGGAACTTAGCCTGAACCGCGGGATCCAGGCTGAACGAATTGAAAAGGGCCTGGCAGACGAATTGCTCGATTTGGGACTAAACGAGGCCAGGATTGAAATCATATTCTCACCAGTCACCGAACCGTCGCCCGAAGGTGCGGAACAGATCGAATTTTATTTTTCCGCGAATGTCGGAGAACCTCCCAAGCCTTTGGCCAAAGTGGCTTCAGGCGGAGAAATGGCCAGGATCATGCTGGCTTTCAAAAGCTTATTATCGAAAGTGGAAACTGTGGATACGTTTGTTTTCGATGAAGTGGACAGCGGAGTCGGCGGCAGAACGATCATGAAGGTCGCTGAAAAGCTTGAAAAAATATCTGAGAACAGACAAGTGCTCTGCATTACCCACTCGGCCCCTATCGCGGCATTTGCCGACAGCCATTTTGGCATTGATAAAGTCGTTGTGGAAGACCGGACACAGACCAAAGTCAATCGGCTTGGCGAAAGTGAAAGGGTCCAGGAAATGGCCCGAATGCTTGGCGGTGAAAGAGTCGCGCTAAGCCTTGCGGAGGAATTATGGCAGCAGGCCAAAAATAGTTAA
- the xseA gene encoding exodeoxyribonuclease VII large subunit, which produces MTERILTVSEVNREINDALKKHNGLWNCWVTGEISNFKDHIPSGHWYFTLKDKEAGIKTVMFKTRNLTAGFQPQNGMKVSIRGSIRLYEKDGSVQLYAEEIYPSGLGALYLAFEQLKSRLAAEGLFAAEKKKPIPRFPSRVAIVTSSTGAALKDILHIARRRNPLVSLIIIPSAVQGEAAPGEIARAIQRANHYGEIDLLIVGRGGGSLEELWAFNTEEVARAIAASSIPVVSAVGHEVDYTIADFVADLRAPTPSAAAELVIPVLNELKDGIRYYEEKLTQRIQSVLRTKRHKVEELMSNSALARPGWRVEQSRQNLDYLSTRLVEGMTGFLTEKNGILRLLSAKIDLLSPLNILGRGYSLAYDIEGKLIKTVRQAAAGDALSVRLSDGTLICEVTDIEELQASNDSNVKRGLP; this is translated from the coding sequence TTGACTGAAAGAATACTGACAGTATCGGAAGTCAACCGGGAAATCAATGACGCGCTGAAAAAACATAACGGTTTATGGAATTGCTGGGTGACAGGCGAGATATCTAATTTTAAAGATCATATTCCATCAGGTCACTGGTATTTTACATTGAAAGATAAAGAAGCCGGCATTAAAACCGTAATGTTTAAAACCAGGAATCTGACGGCCGGTTTTCAGCCTCAAAACGGAATGAAGGTGTCGATCCGGGGAAGTATCCGTCTTTATGAAAAAGACGGCAGCGTCCAGCTGTATGCGGAAGAAATCTACCCGAGCGGCCTCGGTGCTTTATACCTGGCATTTGAACAGCTAAAGAGCCGCTTGGCTGCCGAAGGACTGTTCGCCGCAGAGAAAAAGAAACCGATTCCAAGATTTCCTTCGAGGGTGGCCATTGTGACCAGTTCTACCGGAGCAGCGCTGAAGGACATCTTGCACATTGCCCGAAGACGCAATCCATTGGTTTCTTTAATCATTATTCCTTCTGCGGTTCAGGGTGAGGCAGCACCGGGAGAAATCGCCCGAGCTATTCAGCGGGCCAATCATTACGGAGAGATTGACCTGCTGATTGTCGGCAGGGGAGGCGGTTCCCTGGAAGAACTATGGGCTTTCAACACTGAGGAGGTGGCAAGAGCCATTGCCGCTTCCAGCATACCGGTGGTTTCTGCTGTCGGTCATGAAGTCGATTATACGATTGCGGATTTTGTTGCCGATTTAAGAGCACCGACGCCGTCAGCTGCTGCAGAATTGGTCATTCCGGTCCTTAACGAATTGAAAGACGGTATCCGTTATTATGAAGAAAAACTCACACAAAGGATCCAAAGCGTTCTGCGAACCAAAAGGCATAAAGTGGAAGAACTGATGTCCAACTCTGCTTTGGCCCGCCCGGGCTGGCGTGTCGAACAGTCCAGACAGAATCTGGATTATCTCTCCACGCGTCTTGTCGAGGGAATGACTGGATTTCTGACAGAAAAAAATGGTATACTTAGGTTGTTAAGCGCGAAAATTGACTTATTAAGTCCCTTAAATATACTGGGAAGAGGATATTCGTTAGCCTATGATATCGAGGGGAAATTAATCAAAACGGTAAGACAGGCCGCAGCAGGGGACGCTTTATCCGTGCGGCTCAGTGACGGGACATTAATCTGCGAAGTTACAGATATAGAAGAACTTCAAGCTTCAAACGATTCAAACGTCAAGAGAGGGTTACCATGA
- a CDS encoding NAD(+)/NADH kinase, translated as MRNKVGIWINHSKITKESITPQLINWFNSQGWETVPEWDQEITEDVDFVLSLGGDGTVLKAAREAARFNIPVLGVNYGRLGFLCEVERGEIYSALKKVLRNEYTVDERLMMITSYFKDGQKQQDMVLNDVVFIRDSEETLITLQVKLSGEPIASPPSDGLIIATPTGSTAYSLSAGGPVVSPDVQAMLITPLAAHALSSRPMVISNKEKIDISLTRGNKCRVTVDGKYLTTMNSGDAVRIETAPIKARFIRLGGRSFPKVVREKLRDRWHES; from the coding sequence ATGCGAAATAAGGTAGGGATATGGATTAACCATTCTAAAATTACGAAAGAGAGCATCACCCCTCAGCTGATTAATTGGTTCAACAGTCAGGGATGGGAAACTGTACCGGAATGGGACCAGGAGATTACGGAAGATGTTGATTTTGTACTTTCCCTTGGCGGAGACGGCACAGTCTTGAAAGCTGCCAGAGAAGCCGCCCGGTTCAACATCCCGGTTCTCGGCGTGAATTACGGCCGGCTTGGTTTTTTATGCGAGGTTGAGCGCGGCGAAATCTATTCTGCCTTAAAAAAGGTGCTGCGCAATGAATATACGGTCGATGAGAGACTCATGATGATTACTTCATATTTCAAAGACGGTCAGAAACAGCAGGATATGGTTCTGAATGATGTCGTTTTTATCCGGGACAGTGAAGAGACGCTGATAACGCTTCAGGTCAAGCTTTCCGGTGAACCGATTGCGAGTCCGCCTTCGGACGGCTTGATTATTGCAACCCCGACAGGTTCGACCGCCTATTCACTTTCAGCCGGCGGACCTGTTGTGAGTCCGGATGTTCAGGCCATGCTGATCACGCCGCTGGCTGCTCATGCGCTTTCGTCCCGGCCAATGGTCATATCAAACAAGGAAAAAATAGATATCAGTCTGACCAGAGGCAATAAATGCCGGGTGACCGTCGACGGGAAGTATCTGACGACCATGAATTCCGGAGATGCGGTCCGGATTGAGACGGCTCCGATCAAAGCAAGATTTATCCGGCTTGGAGGAAGGAGCTTCCCGAAGGTTGTCCGGGAGAAACTCCGGGACCGCTGGCATGAATCATGA
- a CDS encoding lysylphosphatidylglycerol synthase transmembrane domain-containing protein, translated as MKKIFVNYFFTALVIAVTVWILISSSKFSIIPHLIAITDGGLLFLAFVCMVLFWFFDALIIKVIVEISDQGIRFWQYMKIALIGQYYSSITPFSGGGQPVAQVYTMKNDYKIPLGLASSVTINKFTIYHIIVTAFALVMAIFKYDFIFEQGAVSKTFIAIGFMINIISTLALLLLCYNSLIVKKVFLLILRLLHKIKLAKNMNDQIFSRHIEEYRSSLRLFLRDRKALLLTCLYTLIQVIVYFCVTYFVYLSFGLRDASLFDILAVQSLHYMAINYIPTPGNAGASEGGFYLIFGLVFPSSVMIYAIMLWRFIIYYLNLFVGGIVVLIDYLYKQNLRKS; from the coding sequence ATGAAAAAAATATTTGTAAATTATTTCTTTACAGCCCTGGTCATTGCAGTGACCGTCTGGATATTGATTTCCAGTTCAAAATTTAGTATTATACCTCACCTGATCGCCATAACTGATGGAGGACTGTTATTCCTGGCATTTGTCTGCATGGTCCTTTTTTGGTTTTTTGATGCGTTAATTATTAAAGTGATTGTTGAGATCTCTGATCAAGGTATCCGTTTTTGGCAGTATATGAAAATAGCGCTGATCGGACAGTATTATAGTTCCATTACTCCTTTTTCTGGAGGAGGACAGCCTGTCGCGCAGGTCTATACGATGAAAAATGACTATAAAATCCCGCTGGGGCTGGCTTCATCCGTCACGATCAATAAATTTACGATCTATCATATTATTGTGACTGCCTTCGCCTTGGTTATGGCTATTTTTAAGTATGATTTTATCTTTGAGCAGGGTGCTGTCAGCAAAACCTTCATTGCTATAGGTTTTATGATCAATATCATATCGACGCTGGCTCTGCTTTTGCTCTGTTACAACAGTTTGATTGTGAAAAAGGTCTTCCTTCTGATCTTAAGACTGCTTCATAAAATCAAACTGGCCAAGAATATGAACGATCAAATCTTTTCCAGACATATTGAGGAATACAGAAGTTCTCTGCGCTTGTTCCTGAGAGACCGCAAAGCTCTGCTTCTAACCTGTCTCTATACGTTGATTCAAGTCATCGTGTACTTTTGCGTAACCTATTTTGTCTATCTGTCATTTGGTTTAAGAGACGCGTCCCTGTTTGATATTCTTGCTGTGCAGTCTTTGCATTACATGGCGATTAATTACATTCCGACGCCTGGAAATGCCGGAGCATCCGAGGGAGGATTTTACCTGATATTCGGGCTGGTTTTCCCTTCCAGTGTTATGATCTATGCGATCATGCTCTGGAGATTCATCATCTATTATTTAAACTTGTTCGTAGGCGGGATTGTCGTACTGATCGATTACCTTTATAAACAAAACTTAAGGAAGTCGTAA
- the argR gene encoding arginine repressor, protein MKSRRQKKIQELITNEPVKTQEELAQRLLEEGFHVTQATVSRDIKEMGLIKISGSDDEYRYAIQAEAHPPGYQERLKRMFKEVVISFDSSENIIVIKTIPGNAQAMALLLDNIGWKEVIGTVAGDDTIFLLIKPKEQIEIILERLTELS, encoded by the coding sequence ATGAAAAGCCGCCGTCAGAAAAAAATCCAGGAACTGATTACCAATGAACCGGTTAAAACGCAGGAAGAATTAGCGCAAAGGCTGCTCGAAGAGGGCTTTCATGTCACACAGGCCACTGTTTCGCGGGATATCAAGGAGATGGGTCTGATCAAGATATCCGGCTCGGACGATGAATACCGCTATGCCATTCAGGCTGAAGCGCATCCTCCCGGGTATCAGGAAAGATTGAAACGAATGTTCAAGGAAGTCGTGATCTCGTTCGACAGCAGCGAAAACATCATTGTGATCAAGACCATACCGGGAAATGCGCAGGCGATGGCGTTGCTGCTTGACAATATTGGCTGGAAAGAAGTGATCGGCACTGTAGCCGGTGATGATACCATCTTTCTTCTGATCAAACCTAAAGAACAAATAGAAATCATTCTGGAAAGACTAACCGAACTGAGCTGA
- a CDS encoding divergent PAP2 family protein, with protein sequence MNPVSSILNNNIMWVSLFAWILAQFLKILINFVIEKEWDFDLLTSSGGFPSSHTAIVCALAISIGKTDGWESSLFAIAVTLAVIVMYDAAGVRRAAGNHARIINYLVEWMRQHPTDFLGYNIQEEKFKELIGHTPFEVFGGAILGCAVGLIF encoded by the coding sequence ATGAACCCAGTCTCTTCGATATTGAACAACAATATCATGTGGGTTTCGCTTTTTGCCTGGATACTTGCCCAATTTTTAAAGATCCTGATCAATTTTGTGATTGAGAAGGAATGGGATTTTGATCTTCTGACAAGTTCCGGTGGATTTCCAAGTTCTCATACAGCGATTGTCTGTGCCTTGGCCATCAGCATTGGCAAAACCGATGGCTGGGAATCTTCTCTGTTTGCGATTGCTGTTACGCTGGCTGTTATTGTCATGTATGATGCTGCCGGTGTCCGGCGCGCAGCCGGAAATCATGCCAGAATTATCAACTATCTTGTGGAATGGATGCGGCAGCACCCGACAGATTTTTTAGGTTATAATATTCAAGAGGAAAAGTTTAAGGAACTAATCGGTCATACGCCTTTTGAAGTGTTTGGCGGCGCAATTCTAGGCTGCGCAGTCGGTTTGATCTTTTAG
- the xseB gene encoding exodeoxyribonuclease VII small subunit, giving the protein MKKNSDKEAFTFDKGIERLEQIINDLDQNNVQLEQSLDLFGEGVKLIKQCNGLLDSAEAKVKVLLENSKGELVVTDQD; this is encoded by the coding sequence ATGAAAAAGAATAGCGATAAAGAAGCCTTCACCTTCGATAAAGGGATTGAAAGGCTGGAGCAAATCATTAATGATCTGGATCAGAACAATGTGCAGCTCGAGCAGTCCCTGGACTTGTTTGGGGAAGGAGTTAAGCTGATCAAACAATGTAACGGCCTTCTGGATTCGGCCGAAGCAAAGGTCAAAGTGTTGTTGGAAAATAGTAAAGGCGAACTGGTTGTAACCGATCAAGATTAG
- a CDS encoding TlyA family RNA methyltransferase has protein sequence MAKNKSRLDLLLVQKGLVESREKAKALIMAGKVYKDNLRLDKPGIMLEEDTGLIVKGEIHPYVSRGGLKLAKAMDVFQLDLKDKVIADIGASTGGFTDCALQNGASRVYAVDVGYGQLAWRLRSDERVVCLERTNARYLTADSLPEKVDWIVCDVSFISLTKIFPSMTAILKESGQGLVLIKPQFEAGPENVGKNGVVRDPQVHRGVLQNVLSEAQKQGFLVKGLDFSPIRGPEGNIEFLAWLRKGNEQEAAVFDWNPCLNELVLKAQAGTE, from the coding sequence GTGGCCAAAAATAAATCCAGACTCGATCTTCTTCTGGTCCAAAAAGGATTGGTTGAAAGCAGAGAAAAAGCTAAAGCTTTAATTATGGCCGGAAAAGTCTATAAGGACAATCTTCGTCTTGACAAACCAGGCATCATGCTGGAAGAAGATACGGGCCTGATTGTCAAGGGAGAGATCCATCCTTACGTTTCGCGCGGAGGTCTGAAACTGGCCAAGGCGATGGACGTATTTCAGCTGGATCTGAAGGATAAGGTCATTGCCGATATTGGGGCGTCTACCGGTGGATTTACAGATTGTGCACTGCAGAATGGGGCTTCCAGGGTCTATGCGGTCGATGTCGGCTACGGTCAGCTGGCATGGAGGCTGCGCAGTGACGAAAGAGTGGTCTGCCTGGAAAGAACCAATGCACGTTACCTGACTGCTGACAGTCTCCCGGAAAAAGTAGACTGGATCGTATGTGATGTTTCATTTATTTCCCTGACCAAGATTTTTCCCTCGATGACAGCGATTCTGAAAGAAAGCGGACAGGGGCTGGTCCTCATCAAACCGCAATTTGAGGCCGGTCCAGAGAATGTCGGCAAAAACGGTGTTGTCAGAGACCCGCAAGTCCACCGGGGGGTTCTGCAAAACGTCCTGTCTGAAGCTCAAAAACAAGGATTTCTGGTCAAGGGACTAGATTTTTCGCCAATTCGCGGTCCCGAAGGAAATATAGAATTTTTAGCCTGGCTCCGCAAGGGAAATGAGCAAGAGGCAGCGGTATTCGACTGGAATCCTTGTCTGAATGAGCTTGTTCTGAAGGCTCAGGCAGGAACGGAGTGA
- a CDS encoding class I SAM-dependent methyltransferase: protein MNHEMNGVFNPKGIENTQTMLKMYLQHLIQPGDQVIDATAGRGKDTLFLAECVGPEGRVFAFDIQEEAIQSTRELLAAHKMLDRVALFQESHTEIGRLVPQGIRAAVFNLGYLPGSSQTIITGPETTLRAVNDTLKLLVAKGAIMLTVYRGHSRSLEEANTLNAYAAELSKKDFHVLQGMYLNQGETSPYWLTIQKNRGDHS, encoded by the coding sequence ATGAATCATGAGATGAACGGTGTCTTTAATCCGAAGGGAATCGAAAATACGCAGACAATGTTAAAAATGTATCTGCAGCACCTTATCCAGCCGGGAGATCAGGTGATTGATGCTACGGCAGGACGCGGCAAGGACACCCTTTTTCTGGCGGAATGCGTGGGTCCTGAAGGCCGGGTGTTTGCGTTTGATATTCAGGAAGAAGCTATCCAATCAACCCGGGAACTGCTCGCAGCGCATAAGATGCTCGACAGGGTAGCCTTATTCCAGGAGAGTCACACAGAGATTGGGCGCCTTGTTCCGCAAGGAATCAGAGCTGCCGTTTTTAATCTCGGATATTTGCCCGGGAGCAGTCAGACAATCATTACCGGGCCGGAGACAACGCTTCGGGCGGTAAATGATACATTGAAGCTGCTGGTTGCCAAAGGGGCCATCATGTTGACCGTCTATCGCGGACACAGCCGCAGCTTGGAAGAAGCAAATACACTGAATGCCTATGCAGCAGAACTGTCCAAGAAGGATTTTCATGTCCTGCAGGGAATGTATCTAAATCAAGGTGAGACATCTCCATATTGGCTAACAATTCAGAAGAACAGAGGTGATCATTCATGA